A window of the Thermus thermamylovorans genome harbors these coding sequences:
- the glgP gene encoding alpha-glucan family phosphorylase, whose amino-acid sequence MPLLPEPLKGLRELAYNLWWSWNPEAAELFHEVDPSLWKRFRGNPVKLLLEADPARLEALAATSYPARVGAVVEALRAYLKARAEKKGPLTAYFSAEYGFHSSLPIYAGGLGVLAGDHVKAASDLGLNLVGVGLLYHEGYFHQRLSPEGAQVEVYETLHPEELPLLPVGDREGRPLRVGVEFPGRTVWLSAYRVQVGAVPVFLLSANLPENAPEDRALTARLYPSEPEARLSQELLLGLGGVRLLRALGLAPQVFHMNEGHSAFLGLERVRELVAEGHPFPVALELARSGALFTTHTPVPAGHDVFPLDLVERYLGGFWEKMGTDREGFLALGLEEKPWGQVFSMSNLALRTSAQAGGVSRLHGEVSREMFRHLWPGFLKEEVPLGHVTNGVHTWTFLHPRLRRHYAEVFGPEWLKRPEDPATWRVEGLGEEFWRIHKDLRAELVREARSRLYEQRRRNGESPSRLREAERALDPEALTIGFARRFATYKRAVLLFQDPERLLRLLRGPYPLQFVFAGKAHPKDEPGKAYLRELFARIREYGLEDRMVVLEDYDMYLARLLVQGSDLWLNTPRRPMEASGTSGMKAALNGALNLSVLDGWWAEAYSGKNGFAIGDARVYESEEAQDAADAQALYDLLESEVLPLFYAKGPEGYSSGWLSMVHESLRTVGPLFSAARMVGEYAVLYSKGAAWAQKAQAEAALLRAFLEALPAFHALGLRVEVPGDLTLNGEPLVARAWLEGEVPEALRPFLEVQLVVRRSTGDLERVPLEAKEGGYEVRYRPSRPGSYAYGVRLALRHPLTGQVGWVRWA is encoded by the coding sequence ATGCCCCTCTTGCCCGAGCCCCTTAAAGGGCTCCGGGAGCTGGCCTACAACCTCTGGTGGAGCTGGAACCCGGAGGCGGCCGAGCTTTTCCACGAGGTAGACCCCTCGCTCTGGAAGCGCTTCCGGGGCAACCCGGTGAAGCTCCTCCTGGAGGCCGACCCGGCCCGCCTCGAGGCCCTGGCCGCCACCAGCTACCCTGCGCGGGTGGGGGCGGTGGTGGAGGCCCTGCGGGCCTACCTCAAGGCCCGCGCGGAGAAGAAGGGCCCCCTTACCGCCTACTTCTCCGCGGAGTACGGTTTTCACAGCTCCCTGCCCATCTACGCCGGGGGGCTTGGGGTGCTGGCCGGGGACCACGTCAAGGCCGCCAGCGACCTGGGCCTCAACCTGGTGGGGGTGGGCCTCCTCTACCACGAGGGCTACTTCCACCAGCGCCTCTCCCCCGAGGGGGCGCAGGTGGAGGTCTACGAGACCCTCCACCCCGAGGAGCTCCCCCTCCTGCCCGTGGGGGACCGGGAGGGGCGCCCCTTGCGGGTGGGGGTGGAGTTCCCCGGGCGCACGGTCTGGCTTTCCGCCTACCGGGTGCAGGTGGGGGCGGTGCCCGTCTTTCTCCTCAGCGCCAACCTGCCGGAGAACGCCCCCGAGGACCGGGCTCTCACCGCCCGGCTCTACCCTTCGGAACCGGAGGCGCGCCTGAGCCAGGAGCTGCTGCTGGGCCTGGGCGGGGTGCGGCTGCTGCGGGCCCTGGGGCTTGCGCCCCAGGTCTTCCACATGAACGAGGGCCACTCCGCCTTCCTGGGCCTGGAGCGGGTGCGGGAGCTGGTGGCCGAGGGCCACCCCTTCCCCGTGGCCCTGGAGCTGGCCCGCTCCGGGGCCCTCTTCACCACCCACACCCCGGTGCCCGCGGGACACGACGTCTTCCCCCTGGACCTGGTGGAGCGGTATTTGGGTGGGTTTTGGGAGAAGATGGGCACCGACCGGGAGGGGTTTTTGGCCCTGGGGCTGGAGGAGAAGCCCTGGGGCCAGGTCTTCTCCATGTCCAACCTGGCCCTCAGGACCAGCGCCCAGGCGGGGGGTGTGTCCCGGCTCCACGGGGAGGTCTCCCGGGAGATGTTCCGCCACCTCTGGCCAGGTTTCCTGAAGGAGGAGGTCCCCCTGGGCCACGTGACCAACGGGGTGCACACCTGGACCTTCCTCCACCCCAGGCTTCGCCGCCACTACGCCGAGGTCTTCGGCCCCGAGTGGCTCAAGCGCCCCGAGGACCCCGCCACCTGGAGGGTGGAGGGCCTGGGGGAGGAGTTCTGGCGTATCCACAAGGACCTCCGGGCGGAGCTGGTGCGGGAGGCCCGCTCCCGGCTTTACGAGCAGCGCCGCAGGAACGGGGAAAGCCCAAGCCGCCTGCGGGAGGCAGAGCGGGCCCTGGACCCGGAAGCCCTCACCATCGGCTTTGCCCGCCGCTTTGCCACCTACAAGCGGGCCGTCCTCCTCTTTCAGGACCCCGAGCGCCTGCTTCGGCTCCTGCGGGGTCCCTACCCCCTCCAGTTCGTCTTCGCGGGGAAGGCCCACCCCAAGGACGAGCCGGGCAAGGCCTACCTGCGGGAGCTCTTCGCCAGGATCCGGGAGTACGGCCTGGAGGACCGCATGGTGGTCCTGGAGGACTACGACATGTACCTGGCCCGCCTCCTGGTCCAGGGCTCCGACCTCTGGCTCAACACCCCCCGCCGGCCCATGGAGGCCTCGGGAACGAGCGGCATGAAGGCCGCCCTGAACGGGGCCCTGAACCTCAGCGTCCTGGACGGCTGGTGGGCCGAGGCCTATAGCGGCAAAAACGGCTTTGCCATCGGGGACGCCCGGGTCTACGAAAGCGAGGAGGCCCAGGACGCGGCCGACGCCCAGGCCCTTTACGACCTCCTGGAGTCGGAGGTCCTTCCCCTCTTCTACGCCAAGGGCCCGGAGGGCTACTCCTCGGGCTGGCTCTCCATGGTGCACGAGAGCCTGCGCACCGTGGGCCCCCTGTTCAGCGCTGCCCGCATGGTGGGGGAGTACGCGGTCCTCTACAGCAAGGGGGCGGCCTGGGCCCAGAAGGCCCAGGCCGAGGCGGCCCTCCTCCGGGCCTTCCTCGAGGCCCTGCCCGCCTTCCACGCCCTGGGCCTGCGGGTGGAGGTCCCCGGGGACCTCACCCTGAACGGGGAGCCCCTGGTGGCCCGGGCCTGGCTGGAGGGGGAGGTGCCCGAGGCCCTCCGCCCCTTCCTGGAGGTGCAGCTGGTGGTGCGCCGCAGCACCGGGGACCTGGAACGGGTGCCCCTGGAGGCCAAGGAGGGGGGCTACGAGGTGCGCTACCGGCCCTCCCGTCCCGGAAGCTACGCCTACGGGGTTCGCCTCGCCCTGCGCCACCCCCTGACCGGCCAGGTGGGGTGGGTGCGCTGGGCTTGA
- a CDS encoding ABC transporter substrate-binding protein, whose protein sequence is MRKAILILAALALSLSLAQVRPLDQIRRSGEIRIGTEGEFPPFNFFDERGQLAGFEIDLGNALAARLNLRPQWVAQPFDTLLIQLGQGRFDFVIASHGITEERARAVDFTNPHYCTGGVIVSRRGGPRTARDLQGRVVGVQLGTTYMEAAQRIPGVRQVRTYPRDPDALQDLLAGRLDAWITDRFVAKEAIRERRLENTLQLGELVFQERVAMAVAKGNRTVLEALNRALADLMRDGTYAQLSQRWFGEDVRCR, encoded by the coding sequence ATGCGCAAAGCCATCCTGATCCTGGCCGCTCTGGCGCTTTCCCTTTCCCTGGCCCAGGTGCGTCCCTTGGACCAGATCCGGCGCTCCGGGGAGATCCGCATCGGCACCGAAGGGGAGTTTCCCCCCTTCAACTTCTTCGACGAAAGGGGCCAGCTTGCGGGGTTTGAGATCGATCTGGGCAACGCCCTGGCCGCCAGGCTGAACCTGAGGCCCCAGTGGGTGGCCCAGCCCTTCGACACCCTCCTCATCCAGCTGGGCCAGGGCCGCTTCGACTTCGTGATCGCCTCCCACGGCATCACCGAGGAGCGGGCCCGGGCGGTGGACTTCACCAACCCCCATTACTGCACCGGGGGGGTGATCGTGAGCCGCCGGGGTGGTCCCCGCACCGCCCGCGACCTGCAGGGCCGGGTGGTGGGGGTGCAGCTCGGCACCACCTACATGGAGGCCGCCCAGAGGATCCCCGGGGTGCGGCAGGTGCGCACCTACCCCCGGGATCCCGATGCCCTGCAAGACCTCCTGGCCGGCCGCCTGGACGCCTGGATCACGGACCGCTTCGTGGCCAAGGAGGCCATCCGGGAGCGGCGGCTGGAGAACACCCTCCAGCTTGGGGAGCTGGTCTTCCAGGAGCGGGTGGCCATGGCGGTGGCCAAGGGGAACCGCACCGTCTTGGAAGCCCTCAACCGGGCCCTGGCGGACCTCATGCGGGACGGCACCTACGCCCAGCTGAGCCAGAGGTGGTTTGGGGAGGACGTGCGCTGCCGGTAG
- a CDS encoding amino acid ABC transporter permease, giving the protein MPLWLRLPLILALLLAGYLALFALLGWALERYFLLTGFGPERAASAGRAMALGAEITLKLTLLSGMAGLFIGVLAGIARTSRRAWVRLPASFYIWVTRGTPLLVQILFAYNALPLLLSPLWPSAQQALTPYWAAFIALAFNVGAYNAEVVRAGIQAIPKGQWEAAWSLGLSPGSTMRFVILPQALRIVVPPLVNNLVALLKDSSLASVIALTELALSGQRVISATFRPVEVYLAVAAIYLLLTTLLTLFTNLLERRLQGAGR; this is encoded by the coding sequence ATGCCCCTCTGGCTTCGCCTTCCCCTCATCCTGGCCCTCCTCCTTGCGGGCTACCTGGCCCTCTTCGCCCTTTTGGGCTGGGCCTTGGAGCGCTACTTCCTCCTCACGGGCTTCGGCCCCGAGCGGGCGGCCTCCGCCGGCCGGGCCATGGCCCTGGGGGCGGAGATCACCCTCAAGCTCACCCTCCTCTCCGGCATGGCGGGGCTCTTCATCGGGGTCCTGGCGGGGATAGCCCGGACCTCGAGGCGGGCTTGGGTGCGGCTTCCCGCCAGCTTCTACATCTGGGTCACCCGGGGCACGCCCCTTCTGGTGCAGATCCTCTTCGCCTACAACGCCCTGCCCCTCCTCCTGAGCCCCTTGTGGCCCTCGGCCCAGCAGGCCCTCACCCCCTACTGGGCGGCCTTCATCGCCCTCGCCTTCAACGTGGGGGCCTACAACGCCGAGGTGGTCCGGGCCGGCATCCAGGCCATCCCCAAGGGGCAGTGGGAGGCGGCCTGGTCCTTGGGCCTTTCCCCGGGGAGCACCATGCGCTTCGTGATCCTGCCCCAGGCCCTGCGCATCGTGGTGCCTCCTTTGGTCAACAACCTGGTGGCCCTCCTCAAGGACTCCTCCTTGGCCAGCGTCATCGCTCTCACGGAGCTGGCCCTCTCGGGGCAGCGGGTGATCTCCGCCACCTTCCGCCCGGTGGAGGTCTACCTGGCGGTGGCCGCCATCTACCTTCTCCTCACCACCCTCCTGACCCTCTTCACCAACCTTTTGGAGCGCCGCCTACAGGGGGCGGGGCGGTAG
- a CDS encoding TAXI family TRAP transporter solute-binding subunit codes for MRVRNLVLAGVVFLGLGTAQEFLTIGSGATTGVYFPVATGMARLVNDAGIGLRANARSTGGSIANINAIAAGEFEMALAQNDIAFYAFQGCCITAFDGRPVRGIRALAALYPEVVHIVARADAGIQGVADLRGKRVVVGDVGSGTEQNARQVLEAYGLTFEDLGQAIRISPVQGIQLLRDRRADALFYTVGLGASAIQELALTTRIVLVPVDLGRIQPIARRYPFYVGFNIPGGTYRGVEVTTPTVAVQATLIASERLSADTVYAFMRAVFGNQEAFKRIHPNLERFFDLSRATRGLPIPLHPGAERFYREAGVLR; via the coding sequence ATGCGCGTGCGGAACCTGGTATTGGCGGGCGTGGTCTTTCTGGGCCTGGGGACGGCCCAGGAGTTCCTTACCATCGGCTCCGGGGCCACCACCGGGGTCTACTTTCCCGTGGCCACGGGCATGGCCCGCCTGGTGAACGATGCGGGCATCGGCCTGCGGGCCAACGCCCGCTCCACCGGGGGGAGCATCGCCAACATCAACGCCATCGCCGCCGGGGAGTTCGAGATGGCCCTGGCCCAGAACGACATCGCCTTCTACGCCTTCCAGGGCTGCTGCATCACCGCCTTTGACGGGAGGCCGGTGCGGGGGATCCGGGCCCTGGCCGCCCTCTACCCCGAGGTGGTCCACATCGTGGCCCGGGCGGACGCGGGCATCCAGGGGGTGGCGGACCTCCGGGGCAAGCGGGTGGTGGTGGGGGACGTGGGCTCGGGCACCGAGCAGAACGCCCGCCAGGTCCTGGAGGCCTACGGCCTCACCTTCGAGGACCTGGGCCAGGCCATCCGCATCAGCCCCGTCCAGGGCATCCAGCTTCTCCGGGACCGGCGGGCCGACGCCCTTTTCTACACCGTGGGCCTGGGGGCCAGCGCCATCCAGGAGCTGGCCCTTACCACCCGGATCGTCCTGGTGCCCGTGGACCTGGGCCGCATCCAGCCCATCGCCCGGCGCTACCCCTTCTACGTGGGCTTCAACATCCCCGGGGGCACCTACCGGGGGGTGGAGGTGACCACGCCCACGGTGGCGGTGCAGGCCACCCTCATCGCCTCGGAACGGCTTTCCGCCGACACCGTCTACGCCTTCATGCGGGCGGTCTTCGGCAACCAGGAGGCCTTCAAGCGCATCCACCCCAACCTGGAGCGCTTCTTTGACCTCTCCCGGGCCACCCGGGGCCTCCCCATCCCCCTGCACCCCGGGGCGGAGCGCTTCTACCGCGAGGCGGGGGTTCTGCGGTAG
- a CDS encoding TRAP transporter permease has protein sequence MEAKNVSLLVEESELGGRKPRGLAARYLLFALGVAWSLFQLWATYTAQLDPIRLRAIHLAFALALAFLAYPGRRGPKDRVPLLDWALAVLGALGALYVVLDYYGITQLRGGIPSDRDVFMGTLTLLVLFLAAWRVVGPALPLIATLFLLYALTGPRGLLPFTLPPWLQLHAGSGWGQLMGQLYTTAEGIWGVPLGVSATFVYLFVLFGALLERAGAGHYFIQAAYALLGHFRGGPAKAAVVASALTGVVSGSSVSNVVTTGTFTIPLMKRVGYPAEKAGAVEVASSVNGQLMPPVMGAAAFIMAEFLGVPYSQLILIALIPALLTYAALFVVVHLEALKLGLKGVPRGELPPVAATLRSGVHYVLPLLYLVVALVGLRLTPERAALNTILLMVLLLFLQEAYRGWRSGAGVGFGLLRGGRLLLEGLEAGARGMVGIALATASAGIIVGVVTMTGIGFGLADIVERLSGGNILLVLLLAQITSLLLGMGLPTTANYIVMASLVVPVVLELSAKAGLLVPAVAAHMFVFYFGIMADATPPVALAAYAASAIGKGDFWKTAVQGFVYNLRTALLAYMFFFNPALLLLGVEGFWEGAFVVLSAFLGLVAFSAGLVGFLHKPTLPLERLALLAAGLVLVWPGLLTDTVGLGLVLLVYAYQRVRK, from the coding sequence ATGGAAGCCAAAAACGTTTCCCTGTTGGTGGAGGAAAGCGAACTGGGTGGGCGCAAGCCCCGGGGCCTGGCCGCCCGCTACCTTCTCTTCGCCTTAGGGGTGGCCTGGAGCCTCTTCCAGCTCTGGGCCACCTACACCGCCCAGCTGGACCCCATCCGCCTTAGGGCCATCCACCTGGCCTTCGCCCTGGCCCTGGCCTTCCTGGCCTATCCGGGGAGGCGGGGGCCCAAGGACCGGGTGCCCCTTCTGGACTGGGCCCTGGCCGTCCTTGGGGCCCTGGGGGCGCTCTACGTGGTCCTGGACTACTACGGCATCACCCAGCTCCGGGGGGGGATCCCCAGCGACCGGGACGTCTTCATGGGCACCCTCACCCTCCTGGTCCTCTTCCTGGCCGCCTGGCGGGTGGTGGGGCCCGCCCTACCCCTCATCGCCACCCTGTTCCTGCTCTACGCCCTCACCGGGCCCCGGGGCCTCCTCCCCTTCACCCTCCCCCCCTGGCTGCAGCTCCACGCGGGGAGCGGGTGGGGCCAGCTCATGGGGCAGCTCTACACCACCGCCGAGGGGATCTGGGGGGTGCCCTTGGGGGTTTCCGCCACCTTCGTCTACCTCTTCGTCCTCTTCGGGGCCCTCCTGGAGCGGGCGGGGGCCGGCCACTACTTCATCCAAGCCGCCTATGCCCTTTTAGGGCACTTCCGCGGGGGGCCGGCCAAGGCGGCGGTGGTGGCCAGCGCCCTCACGGGGGTGGTCTCGGGGAGCTCGGTGTCCAACGTGGTCACCACCGGCACCTTCACCATCCCCCTCATGAAGCGGGTGGGCTACCCGGCGGAGAAGGCGGGGGCGGTGGAGGTGGCGAGCTCGGTGAACGGCCAGCTCATGCCCCCCGTGATGGGGGCGGCGGCCTTCATCATGGCGGAGTTCCTGGGCGTTCCCTACAGCCAGCTCATCCTCATCGCCCTCATCCCCGCCCTCCTCACCTACGCCGCCCTCTTCGTGGTGGTCCACCTGGAGGCCCTCAAGCTGGGCCTCAAGGGGGTGCCCCGCGGGGAGCTTCCCCCGGTGGCCGCCACCCTGCGCTCGGGGGTGCACTACGTCCTGCCCCTCCTCTACCTGGTGGTGGCCCTGGTGGGCCTCCGGCTCACCCCCGAACGGGCCGCCCTCAACACCATCCTCCTCATGGTCCTCCTCCTCTTCCTGCAGGAGGCCTACCGGGGGTGGCGCTCGGGGGCGGGGGTGGGCTTCGGCCTCCTCCGGGGGGGGAGGCTCCTCCTGGAGGGCCTCGAGGCGGGGGCCCGGGGCATGGTGGGCATCGCCCTGGCCACCGCCAGCGCCGGGATCATCGTGGGCGTGGTGACCATGACGGGGATCGGCTTCGGCCTGGCGGACATCGTGGAGCGGCTCTCCGGGGGGAACATCCTCCTCGTCCTCCTCCTGGCCCAGATCACCAGCCTCCTCCTGGGCATGGGGCTGCCCACCACCGCCAACTACATCGTCATGGCCTCCCTGGTGGTCCCCGTGGTCCTGGAGCTCTCCGCCAAGGCGGGGCTTCTGGTCCCCGCCGTGGCCGCCCACATGTTCGTCTTCTACTTCGGCATCATGGCCGACGCCACCCCCCCTGTGGCCCTGGCCGCCTACGCGGCCAGCGCCATCGGCAAGGGGGACTTCTGGAAGACGGCGGTACAGGGCTTTGTCTACAACCTGCGCACCGCCCTTCTGGCCTACATGTTCTTCTTCAACCCCGCCCTCCTCCTCCTGGGGGTGGAAGGGTTCTGGGAAGGGGCCTTTGTGGTCCTCTCCGCCTTCCTGGGTCTGGTGGCCTTCAGTGCCGGTCTGGTGGGTTTCCTGCACAAGCCCACCCTGCCCCTGGAGCGCCTGGCCCTCCTGGCCGCGGGGCTGGTCCTGGTCTGGCCGGGCCTCCTCACGGACACCGTGGGGCTGGGGCTGGTCCTCCTGGTGTACGCCTACCAGCGGGTGCGAAAATGA
- a CDS encoding amino acid ABC transporter ATP-binding protein, which yields MSPVEPIVRVRGLHKWFGSLHVLKGIHLEVAPGERLVIIGPSGSGKSTLIRCLNRLEDFQEGEVVVDGRNVKDDRALAEVRREVGMVFQQFNLFPHMTVLENLTLAPMRVRRWPKERAERKALELLERVGILDQARKYPAELSGGQQQRVAIARALAMEPKVMLFDEPTSALDPEMVGEVLDVMRDLARGGMTMLVVTHEMGFAREVADRVVFMDGGQIVEEGRPEAIFTAPKEERTRSFLQRVLRH from the coding sequence ATGAGCCCCGTGGAGCCCATCGTCCGCGTCCGGGGCCTCCACAAGTGGTTCGGTTCCCTGCACGTGCTCAAGGGGATCCACCTGGAGGTGGCCCCTGGGGAACGGCTGGTGATCATCGGGCCTTCCGGTTCGGGGAAGAGCACCCTGATCCGCTGCCTGAACCGGCTGGAGGACTTCCAGGAGGGGGAGGTGGTGGTGGACGGGCGGAACGTGAAGGACGACCGCGCCCTCGCGGAGGTGCGGCGGGAGGTGGGGATGGTCTTCCAGCAGTTCAACCTCTTCCCCCACATGACGGTGCTGGAGAACCTCACCCTGGCCCCCATGCGGGTGCGGCGCTGGCCCAAGGAGCGGGCGGAGCGGAAGGCCCTGGAGCTTTTGGAGCGGGTGGGGATCCTGGACCAGGCGCGGAAGTACCCGGCGGAGCTTTCCGGGGGGCAGCAGCAGCGGGTGGCCATCGCCCGGGCCTTGGCCATGGAGCCCAAGGTGATGCTCTTCGACGAGCCCACCAGCGCCCTGGACCCGGAGATGGTGGGGGAGGTGTTGGACGTGATGCGGGACCTGGCGAGGGGGGGCATGACCATGCTGGTGGTGACCCACGAGATGGGGTTTGCGAGGGAGGTGGCGGACCGGGTGGTCTTCATGGACGGGGGGCAGATCGTGGAGGAGGGGAGGCCGGAGGCCATCTTCACCGCCCCCAAGGAGGAGCGCACCCGAAGCTTCCTGCAGCGGGTGCTTCGCCACTAG
- a CDS encoding patatin-like phospholipase family protein: MRGVALALGGGGVRGYAHLGVLAVLEEAGIPIRGLAGSSAGALAAAAYAFGHKDPWKVQGKVFDPELAELRQGGSLRALARVFSALRRPALAEPKRLAEGLKGLFGEARLEESPLPLAVQAADLLSGESVVLRRGPVWRAVLASMAIPGLFPPVDWEGRLLVDGDVAEKVPVRAARALFPKVVAVDVSNPPPKEGPKTALEAALLSGEASRRRLKELALREADLVIALEPPFPIDTFDHEKLPLVYELGQRRARERLKEIQALSRIRLKDLARALRLAP; the protein is encoded by the coding sequence ATGCGCGGGGTGGCCTTAGCCCTGGGCGGCGGCGGGGTGCGGGGGTACGCCCACCTGGGGGTGCTGGCGGTTTTGGAGGAGGCGGGAATACCCATCCGGGGCCTTGCGGGAAGCTCCGCTGGCGCCTTGGCGGCCGCCGCCTACGCCTTCGGCCACAAGGACCCCTGGAAGGTGCAGGGGAAGGTCTTTGACCCGGAGCTCGCGGAACTTCGCCAGGGAGGGAGCCTGCGGGCCTTGGCCCGGGTCTTCTCCGCTCTGCGCCGCCCGGCCCTGGCCGAGCCCAAGCGGCTGGCAGAGGGGCTCAAGGGCCTCTTCGGGGAGGCCCGCCTCGAGGAAAGCCCCCTGCCCCTGGCCGTCCAGGCCGCGGACCTCCTCAGCGGGGAGAGCGTGGTCCTGCGCCGGGGCCCGGTGTGGCGGGCGGTTTTGGCCAGCATGGCCATCCCCGGCCTCTTTCCCCCCGTGGACTGGGAGGGGCGGCTCCTGGTGGACGGGGACGTGGCGGAGAAGGTGCCGGTGCGGGCGGCCAGGGCCCTCTTCCCCAAGGTGGTGGCGGTGGACGTGTCCAACCCCCCGCCCAAGGAGGGGCCGAAGACGGCCCTCGAGGCCGCCCTCCTCTCCGGGGAGGCCAGCCGCAGGCGCCTCAAGGAGCTGGCCCTAAGGGAGGCCGACCTGGTCATCGCCCTGGAGCCGCCCTTTCCCATCGACACCTTTGACCACGAGAAGCTCCCCCTGGTCTACGAGCTAGGCCAGCGCCGGGCCCGGGAGCGGCTCAAGGAAATCCAGGCCCTTTCCCGCATCCGCCTCAAGGACCTGGCCCGGGCCCTCCGCCTGGCCCCTTGA
- a CDS encoding helix-turn-helix domain-containing protein, translating into MGALTFSRKEERESLKAFLAHLRPGAHLRLGETALELTPELADLLRSLLEPLAQGEPVRVVPLEAELTTQEAADILGVSRPYLVRLLEEGKIPFRRVGSHRRVRAQDLLAYLEASRKEGRKLLDQLIAEGQELGIGY; encoded by the coding sequence ATGGGTGCACTGACCTTTTCCCGCAAGGAAGAGCGGGAATCCCTGAAGGCCTTCTTAGCCCACTTGCGGCCAGGAGCGCATTTGCGTCTTGGGGAAACCGCATTGGAACTGACCCCCGAACTCGCCGACCTTTTGCGCAGCCTGCTAGAACCCCTGGCCCAGGGCGAGCCGGTCCGGGTTGTCCCCCTGGAAGCCGAACTCACCACCCAGGAGGCTGCGGACATCCTCGGGGTTTCCCGACCTTACCTGGTGCGGCTTTTAGAGGAAGGGAAGATCCCCTTCCGCAGGGTGGGCAGCCACCGGCGGGTACGCGCCCAGGACCTCCTGGCCTATCTCGAGGCTTCCCGGAAAGAGGGGAGAAAGCTCTTGGACCAGCTCATTGCAGAGGGTCAAGAGCTGGGCATTGGGTACTGA
- a CDS encoding PIN domain-containing protein has protein sequence MSPLPRRLFLDACVLYPTQTRDLFMALALERWVRLYWTDRVQEEWLTNLLANRPDLTPEQVERLRKTPEAMRTTLAFQEPLVTGYEHLVESVSLPDENDRHVVAAAYLGEAEAILTFNLDDFPEEALAPWDLQAVHPDKYLLDLAEAQIRVHSFPKPLLELLHKQRSRLTRPPLDPDEFLKALEKAGLQGFAQLLRSFRSHL, from the coding sequence ATGAGCCCCCTACCCCGGCGACTCTTTCTGGATGCGTGCGTCCTCTACCCTACACAAACGCGCGACCTCTTTATGGCGCTTGCCCTTGAGAGATGGGTGCGGCTGTATTGGACCGACAGGGTACAGGAGGAGTGGCTGACCAACCTCCTGGCAAACAGGCCAGACCTAACGCCAGAGCAGGTTGAGCGCTTGAGGAAAACGCCCGAGGCGATGCGCACTACTCTGGCTTTCCAGGAACCCTTGGTAACGGGGTACGAGCACCTGGTGGAAAGCGTCTCCCTGCCGGACGAAAACGACCGCCATGTGGTAGCGGCTGCCTATCTGGGTGAGGCAGAAGCCATCCTCACCTTTAATCTCGATGACTTTCCAGAAGAGGCCCTAGCCCCTTGGGACTTGCAGGCCGTCCATCCGGACAAGTACCTTTTGGACTTAGCCGAGGCTCAGATTCGCGTTCACAGCTTCCCCAAACCTCTGCTCGAGCTTTTGCACAAGCAGCGCTCCAGACTCACCCGTCCTCCTCTAGACCCGGACGAGTTTCTCAAAGCCTTAGAAAAAGCAGGGCTGCAAGGCTTCGCCCAGCTGCTTCGGAGCTTTCGCTCCCACCTCTAG
- the trpC gene encoding indole-3-glycerol phosphate synthase TrpC produces the protein MRPDLARVPGVLGEIARQRALEVAPYPLPDPAPVPSFREALLLPGLSLIAEVKRASPSEGLIRVVDPAEAARAYARGGARAVSVLTEPHRFGGSLRDLLAVRQAVDLPLLRKDFVVDPFMLEEARAHGASAALLIVALLGELTGAYLEEARGLGLEALVEVHTERELEVALEAGAEMVGVNNRDLSTLRIDLGTAPRLGRLARARGFQGVLVAESGYSGREELEPLEGLFDAVLIGTSLMKSPDLEKALRALVG, from the coding sequence ATGAGGCCCGACCTTGCCCGGGTGCCGGGGGTTTTGGGGGAGATCGCCCGGCAAAGGGCCCTCGAGGTGGCTCCCTACCCCCTCCCCGACCCCGCCCCCGTCCCCTCCTTCCGGGAGGCCCTCCTCCTCCCCGGGCTTTCCCTCATCGCCGAGGTGAAAAGGGCCAGCCCCTCCGAGGGCCTCATCCGGGTGGTGGACCCCGCGGAGGCCGCCCGGGCCTATGCGCGGGGCGGGGCCAGGGCGGTGAGCGTCCTCACCGAGCCCCACCGCTTCGGGGGAAGCCTGCGGGACCTCCTCGCGGTCCGCCAGGCGGTGGACCTGCCCCTCCTGCGCAAGGACTTCGTGGTGGACCCCTTCATGCTGGAGGAGGCCCGGGCCCATGGGGCGAGCGCCGCGCTTCTCATCGTGGCCCTCTTGGGGGAGCTCACCGGGGCCTACCTGGAGGAGGCCAGGGGGCTTGGCCTGGAAGCCCTGGTGGAGGTGCACACGGAAAGGGAGCTGGAGGTGGCCTTGGAGGCGGGGGCGGAGATGGTGGGGGTCAACAACCGGGACCTCAGCACCTTGCGCATCGACCTCGGCACCGCCCCCCGGCTGGGGCGCCTGGCCCGGGCCCGGGGCTTCCAGGGGGTTTTGGTGGCGGAGTCGGGGTACTCTGGCCGGGAGGAGCTGGAACCCCTGGAGGGGCTTTTCGATGCCGTCCTCATCGGCACCAGCCTCATGAAAAGCCCCGATCTGGAGAAGGCCTTAAGGGCGCTGGTAGGATAG